A genome region from Glutamicibacter arilaitensis Re117 includes the following:
- the istB gene encoding IS21-like element ISAar7 family helper ATPase IstB, protein MNPVSVEELVQAGRAASMTASVISEWAHKGTPKQREFLYELLQAEHESRTASRHQRLLKAAKLPALKSLVGYDWTSVTFPTDYGREALSDLDFLDHAQDLVLFGDVGTGKTHLATALAAAACLRGIPARFFTTASLVMTLRRAKDEGRLDKELGSIAKNQLLVIDEFGYLPIDSDGARLLFQVIADGYEKRSLVLTTNLEFKRWGTVFGDDNMAAAVIDRIVHHGRLLQFRGQSYRVKHALMK, encoded by the coding sequence ATGAATCCGGTGAGCGTTGAAGAGTTGGTGCAGGCTGGACGGGCGGCTTCGATGACCGCTTCGGTGATCTCTGAGTGGGCGCATAAAGGCACCCCGAAGCAGCGTGAATTCCTTTATGAGCTGCTCCAAGCCGAGCATGAGTCCCGCACGGCGTCGCGTCATCAACGGTTGTTGAAGGCTGCGAAGTTGCCGGCGTTGAAATCGTTGGTGGGCTATGACTGGACCTCGGTGACCTTCCCGACTGATTATGGGCGGGAAGCGTTGAGTGATTTGGATTTCTTGGACCATGCCCAGGATTTGGTGCTGTTCGGCGACGTGGGTACCGGCAAAACGCATTTGGCCACTGCGTTGGCTGCCGCTGCGTGCCTGCGGGGTATTCCGGCGAGGTTCTTCACGACTGCGTCGCTGGTGATGACGCTGCGCCGGGCGAAAGATGAGGGGCGGTTGGATAAGGAGCTCGGCTCCATCGCGAAGAATCAGCTCCTTGTCATTGACGAATTTGGGTATCTTCCGATCGATAGTGACGGGGCCAGGCTGCTTTTCCAGGTCATTGCTGACGGGTATGAGAAACGCAGTCTGGTGTTGACAACAAATTTGGAGTTCAAACGTTGGGGTACCGTCTTTGGCGATGACAATATGGCTGCCGCGGTCATTGACCGGATTGTTCATCACGGGAGGCTGTTGCAGTTCCGTGGGCAGTCGTACCGGGTGAAGCACGCGTTGATGAAATGA
- a CDS encoding heavy metal translocating P-type ATPase, giving the protein MSSACGCDSPEPTEEFEEELPWWRDWHVLVPIASGVFFLAGLVLEWSTHGESAAIVALVLFWIGLLLGAFTFVPGALRNLFTKRKLGIGLLMTISATGAVILGYIEEAAALAFLYSIAEALEDKAMDRARSGLRSLLKLVPETATVIRDDAPVVVSAAEIKIGDALRVKPGERLATDGVVSQGSSSLDTSAITGESIPVEVTVGDQVAAGSINSSGALVVTATANGTDNSLTTLVSLVEQAQSERGERARLADRIARPLVPGVIVLAVLVAVLGAIFGDPETWITRALIVLVAASPCAMAIAVPVTVVSAIGAASKFGVIIKSGAAFERLGSLRRIAVDKTGTLTRNQPVVTQVQTVDDETREEVLAVAAALEQHSTHPLATAITAAVPAIPEAAAVNEEPGHGITGVLDGVQVGVGSPRWIAPGSLASAVESMEASGQTCVMVTRAEQVIGVIGVRDELRPEAAEAIRDLHNQGIDVVMLTGDNSRTAHALASIAGIDTVHAELRPEDKAREIASSVQQVPTGMIGDGINDAPALASATVGIAMGATGADAAIESADVAFTGHDLRLIPQALSHARRGRAIMNQNIVLSMAIIVVLLPLAITGVLGLAAVVLVHEVAEVIVIANGLRAARIHRKQLTQQPGNVLH; this is encoded by the coding sequence ATGAGTTCCGCCTGCGGTTGCGATTCACCGGAACCCACCGAAGAATTCGAAGAGGAACTGCCCTGGTGGCGGGATTGGCACGTGCTCGTTCCCATAGCCTCAGGCGTTTTCTTCCTCGCTGGGCTCGTCCTTGAATGGAGCACCCACGGCGAAAGCGCCGCCATCGTGGCCTTGGTGCTGTTTTGGATCGGCCTGCTGCTGGGCGCTTTTACCTTTGTGCCCGGCGCCCTGCGAAACCTGTTCACGAAACGGAAACTCGGCATTGGGCTGCTGATGACCATCAGCGCCACCGGTGCGGTCATCCTCGGATATATCGAAGAAGCCGCAGCCCTGGCATTCCTGTATTCCATTGCCGAAGCCCTGGAAGACAAAGCCATGGACAGGGCACGCTCGGGCCTGCGCTCTTTGTTGAAGCTCGTCCCGGAAACGGCCACCGTCATCCGTGACGACGCACCGGTCGTGGTCAGTGCAGCAGAGATCAAGATTGGCGATGCCCTGCGCGTGAAGCCTGGTGAACGCTTGGCAACCGATGGCGTGGTCAGCCAAGGATCAAGCAGCTTGGACACCTCCGCTATCACGGGGGAATCAATTCCCGTGGAAGTAACCGTAGGCGACCAGGTTGCTGCTGGTTCCATCAATTCATCCGGCGCGCTAGTAGTCACTGCAACGGCAAACGGCACGGACAACTCCCTGACCACGTTGGTGAGCCTGGTCGAGCAAGCCCAGTCGGAACGTGGCGAACGGGCACGGCTCGCTGACCGCATTGCCCGCCCGCTGGTTCCCGGTGTCATCGTACTGGCCGTACTGGTTGCTGTGCTTGGAGCGATCTTCGGCGATCCCGAAACCTGGATCACCCGCGCACTGATCGTGCTGGTCGCAGCCTCGCCTTGCGCGATGGCCATCGCCGTTCCTGTCACCGTTGTTTCCGCCATCGGAGCTGCCAGCAAGTTCGGTGTCATCATCAAAAGCGGAGCAGCCTTCGAACGGCTTGGTTCCCTGCGCCGCATCGCGGTAGATAAAACTGGAACACTCACACGCAATCAGCCAGTGGTCACGCAAGTCCAGACCGTTGATGATGAGACTCGCGAAGAGGTGCTCGCCGTTGCTGCCGCCCTGGAACAGCACAGCACCCACCCTCTAGCTACGGCCATCACCGCAGCAGTACCCGCGATCCCGGAGGCAGCGGCGGTTAACGAAGAGCCAGGACACGGCATTACCGGCGTCCTGGATGGTGTTCAGGTCGGGGTCGGCAGTCCTCGATGGATTGCCCCAGGATCGCTTGCTTCCGCTGTTGAATCCATGGAGGCCTCCGGGCAAACCTGCGTCATGGTCACCCGTGCAGAGCAGGTCATTGGCGTGATCGGCGTGCGCGATGAACTACGCCCTGAAGCGGCCGAGGCAATTCGAGACCTGCATAACCAGGGAATCGACGTGGTGATGCTCACCGGCGATAACTCCCGTACTGCCCACGCGCTGGCTTCAATCGCCGGTATAGACACCGTTCATGCCGAACTGCGACCTGAAGACAAGGCCCGTGAAATCGCTTCGTCGGTGCAGCAGGTTCCTACAGGGATGATCGGTGACGGGATCAACGATGCCCCTGCCTTGGCTAGCGCTACCGTGGGGATTGCGATGGGCGCTACCGGTGCCGATGCCGCCATAGAATCAGCCGACGTAGCCTTCACCGGCCATGACTTGAGACTGATCCCGCAAGCCTTGTCCCATGCCCGACGGGGCCGAGCGATCATGAATCAGAACATCGTCCTGTCAATGGCGATCATCGTTGTCCTGCTGCCCTTGGCTATTACCGGAGTGCTTGGATTAGCCGCGGTAGTGCTGGTTCACGAGGTCGCAGAAGTCATCGTGATTGCCAACGGCCTTCGTGCTGCCCGTATCCACCGCAAGCAGCTCACCCAGCAGCCGGGCAACGTCCTGCATTA
- a CDS encoding IS256-like element ISAar6 family transposase, with protein MTIQKDQAEQSMENASDIAEKIAALGSMDAVKESGAFDELMGFIDRGEIQLDGKNGFIQQIIRAGLERGLKSELSSHLGYEQGESHGRFLPNSRNGSYAKTVSTVAGDIDLQIPRDRAGTFVPTLVPKGSRRTGGLDEMIISLYAGGMTVRDIAYHLETTVGTQLSHDTISKITDEVLDEVAAWQERPLEEFYPILYLDAIVIKVRDGHQVRNKAAHMAIGVTVEGIKHVLGLWVTENEGAKFWAQVCAQLANRGVKDVLIACCDGLTGFPEAIEATWSRATVQTCVVHLIRAANRFVSYTDRRAVSAQLKSIYTAPSIESACKALDDFEASQLGQKYPSAVATWRNAWERFTPFLEFPPELRKVIYTTNAIESMNYQLRKVTKSRGHFPSDVAAVKMLWLAICNIEDKRARERAKDAQKKGRTPRAGAGSHLVEGAGTSGWKQALQQLAMAYPERIEPYLK; from the coding sequence ATGACCATCCAGAAAGACCAGGCCGAACAGAGCATGGAAAACGCCTCAGACATCGCCGAGAAGATCGCAGCCCTCGGCTCCATGGACGCCGTGAAGGAATCCGGGGCCTTCGACGAGCTCATGGGATTCATCGACCGCGGAGAGATCCAGCTCGACGGCAAGAACGGCTTCATCCAGCAGATCATCCGCGCCGGCCTGGAACGCGGCCTGAAATCCGAGCTGAGCAGCCACCTGGGCTACGAGCAAGGCGAAAGCCATGGGCGATTCCTCCCGAACTCCCGCAACGGCTCCTACGCGAAGACCGTGTCCACAGTGGCCGGGGATATCGACCTGCAGATCCCCAGGGACCGTGCCGGCACCTTTGTCCCGACCCTGGTGCCCAAGGGCTCACGCCGCACCGGCGGCCTGGATGAAATGATCATTTCCCTCTACGCCGGCGGCATGACCGTCCGGGATATCGCCTACCACCTAGAAACCACCGTCGGCACCCAGCTGTCCCACGACACGATCTCCAAGATCACCGACGAAGTCCTCGACGAGGTCGCTGCTTGGCAGGAACGCCCGCTGGAAGAGTTCTACCCGATCCTCTACCTGGATGCGATTGTCATCAAGGTCCGCGACGGGCACCAGGTGCGGAACAAAGCCGCGCATATGGCCATCGGCGTCACCGTGGAAGGCATCAAGCACGTGCTGGGCCTGTGGGTCACCGAGAATGAAGGGGCGAAGTTCTGGGCGCAAGTCTGCGCGCAGCTGGCTAACCGGGGTGTGAAGGATGTCCTGATTGCCTGCTGTGACGGCCTGACCGGTTTCCCCGAAGCGATCGAAGCGACCTGGTCGCGGGCCACGGTGCAGACCTGTGTGGTGCACTTGATCCGGGCTGCGAACCGGTTCGTGTCCTATACCGATCGTCGTGCGGTCAGCGCCCAGTTGAAGAGCATTTACACGGCTCCGAGCATTGAATCCGCGTGCAAGGCGTTGGATGATTTCGAAGCGTCCCAGCTGGGCCAGAAATATCCGTCAGCGGTGGCGACATGGCGCAACGCGTGGGAGCGCTTCACCCCGTTCTTGGAGTTCCCTCCGGAGCTGCGCAAGGTCATTTACACGACCAATGCGATCGAATCAATGAACTACCAGTTGCGCAAGGTCACCAAGTCCCGGGGCCATTTCCCGTCGGACGTGGCCGCGGTGAAGATGCTCTGGTTGGCGATCTGCAATATCGAGGACAAGCGGGCCCGGGAGCGAGCCAAAGACGCGCAGAAGAAGGGGCGGACCCCGCGGGCCGGAGCCGGTTCGCACCTGGTTGAAGGGGCCGGGACGAGTGGCTGGAAGCAAGCGTTGCAGCAGTTGGCTATGGCTTACCCTGAACGTATTGAGCCGTATTTGAAGTAA
- a CDS encoding ISL3 family transposase, with the protein MPDATFTRPDLTTFTRLDGLGLEVTGQLLEPDRSVLACRVVEPDDWCRRCGCQGVPRGTVSRELAHEPFGWRPTTLVLTVRRYRCKECSHVWRQDTTAAAPPRAKISRAGLRWGLVGIVVGHLSMARVAEGLGVAWNTANDAVLAEGRRLLIEDPTRPDGVKVVGVDEHVWRHTRRGDKYVTVIIDLTPVRDGTGPSRLLDVVEGRSKKAFKDWLAERDQAWRDGIEVVAMDGFAGFKTATTEELPDAVTVMDPFHVIRLAGDALDECRRRVQQELHGHRGRKGDPLYTARRTLHTGADLLTDRQRERLDKLFAGDRHVQVECTWGIYQRMISAYRHPDRAAGRVEMSSVIDALADSVPEALVELRKLGRTLTRRACDVLAYFDRPRKGNGPTEAVNGRLEHLRGLALGFRNLTN; encoded by the coding sequence GTGCCTGACGCTACCTTCACGCGCCCTGACCTGACTACCTTCACCCGCCTCGACGGCCTCGGTCTGGAGGTCACCGGCCAGCTGCTCGAGCCTGACCGGTCCGTGCTGGCGTGCCGGGTCGTGGAGCCGGACGACTGGTGCAGGCGGTGCGGCTGCCAGGGCGTGCCCCGTGGCACGGTGAGCAGGGAGTTGGCGCACGAGCCGTTCGGGTGGCGCCCTACCACGCTGGTGCTCACCGTGCGCCGCTACCGCTGCAAGGAGTGCTCGCACGTGTGGCGTCAGGACACCACCGCTGCGGCGCCGCCGCGGGCCAAGATCTCCCGCGCCGGCCTGCGGTGGGGTCTGGTCGGGATCGTCGTCGGCCACCTGTCGATGGCCCGAGTTGCCGAAGGACTGGGCGTGGCGTGGAACACCGCCAACGACGCGGTCCTGGCTGAGGGCCGGCGTCTGCTCATCGAGGACCCGACCCGCCCGGACGGTGTCAAGGTCGTCGGGGTCGATGAGCACGTGTGGCGGCACACCCGGCGCGGTGACAAGTACGTCACCGTGATCATCGACCTCACCCCGGTCCGGGACGGCACCGGGCCCTCACGCCTGCTGGACGTGGTCGAAGGTCGGTCGAAGAAGGCGTTCAAGGACTGGCTGGCCGAGCGGGATCAGGCTTGGCGCGATGGGATCGAGGTCGTGGCCATGGATGGGTTCGCGGGCTTCAAGACCGCCACCACCGAGGAGCTGCCGGACGCCGTCACGGTTATGGATCCCTTCCACGTCATCCGGTTGGCCGGGGACGCTCTCGATGAGTGCCGCCGCCGAGTCCAGCAGGAACTGCACGGACACCGCGGACGCAAGGGCGACCCGCTCTACACCGCGCGGCGGACCCTGCACACCGGGGCTGACCTGCTCACCGACCGCCAGCGCGAGCGCCTTGACAAGCTCTTCGCTGGGGACCGGCACGTGCAAGTCGAGTGCACCTGGGGGATCTACCAGCGCATGATCTCCGCCTACCGTCACCCCGACCGGGCAGCCGGCCGCGTCGAGATGAGCTCCGTGATCGACGCCCTCGCCGACAGTGTGCCTGAGGCGTTGGTAGAACTGCGCAAGCTCGGCCGCACCCTGACCAGACGCGCCTGCGACGTCCTGGCCTACTTCGACCGGCCGCGCAAGGGCAACGGACCTACCGAAGCCGTGAACGGTCGCCTCGAGCACCTGCGTGGCCTGGCCCTCGGCTTCCGCAACCTCACCAACTAG
- the cmtR gene encoding Cd(II)/Pb(II)-sensing metalloregulatory transcriptional regulator CmtR encodes MMNIESRIDAMNRLGRAMADPTRSRILLSLLHEPGYPAELAQALGLSRANVSNHLTCLRGCGIVVAKMEGRKTRYEITDPHLTTALSALVDVTLAVDDQVPCLDSSCPDCATSADREHEEQA; translated from the coding sequence ATGATGAACATTGAATCACGGATCGATGCGATGAACCGGCTTGGCCGCGCCATGGCCGACCCCACCCGGTCACGCATCCTCCTGTCCTTGTTGCACGAACCCGGATACCCAGCGGAACTTGCCCAGGCCCTAGGACTGAGCCGCGCCAACGTTTCCAACCATTTGACCTGCCTGCGCGGCTGCGGAATTGTCGTGGCGAAAATGGAAGGCCGCAAAACCCGGTACGAAATCACCGATCCTCACCTCACCACCGCCCTGAGCGCCCTGGTTGACGTGACGTTGGCCGTCGATGATCAAGTACCTTGCCTGGACTCTTCCTGCCCTGACTGCGCCACCAGCGCCGATCGAGAACACGAGGAGCAAGCATGA
- the istA gene encoding IS21-like element ISAar7 family transposase, with protein MSVQETIRKLDSEGISGRKIAVQLNLSRATVAKYLSITNYSPAPPRTGQRPAGSVITGFEETISTWLEGDRGRPRKQRHTAQRVFDRLVDEENYQGTYSPVQRFIKRYKQERQSDNDGFLELDWAPGTIQVDFGEAEVILNGEQKVVHLFVVTFPYSNMRFAQAYGGQTAECVCHGLRTVLEHIGSVPHRMIFDNATGVGRRVKTKVLETKLFAAFKAHYRSEAKYCNPYSGNEKGNVENAVGFLRRNLMVPLPVAASLEGLNKVLLERCDRLGDKPHWRRKILIKDLFAQDVQAGLALPGVGFDPVRYESRKADKYGHLKVGSNTYAAGPVFARRSLTVGIRHDVVEILDEQASVLRRFPRIFGDHPEIIMEPSGVLALLAHRPGAWANSPVRAVVSDPVRDWMDTAHTEDRRRLLTALDKASETAGFETAIQAAGQIIEQGDDPGHETLSMLARRLAEGTEPETGDVDLSVYDRLFAAQEESVLA; from the coding sequence ATGTCCGTGCAAGAAACTATCAGGAAATTAGACTCAGAGGGTATCTCCGGGCGAAAAATCGCCGTTCAGCTGAACCTCAGCCGAGCCACTGTCGCCAAATACTTGAGCATCACTAACTATTCACCGGCCCCACCCAGAACGGGTCAACGTCCCGCGGGCTCAGTCATCACAGGCTTCGAGGAGACTATCAGTACCTGGCTCGAAGGCGACAGAGGCCGGCCACGCAAGCAACGCCATACCGCCCAACGCGTCTTTGACCGGCTCGTGGATGAAGAAAACTATCAAGGCACGTATTCACCGGTGCAGCGATTCATCAAACGATATAAGCAGGAACGCCAAAGCGACAACGACGGATTCCTCGAGCTGGATTGGGCTCCGGGCACCATTCAAGTGGACTTCGGCGAAGCTGAGGTCATCTTGAATGGCGAACAAAAAGTCGTGCACCTTTTCGTAGTTACCTTCCCGTATTCGAATATGCGCTTCGCGCAGGCTTACGGCGGGCAGACTGCTGAATGCGTGTGCCACGGGTTGCGGACCGTCCTCGAACACATCGGTTCGGTGCCGCATCGGATGATCTTTGATAACGCCACCGGAGTGGGGCGCAGGGTCAAAACCAAGGTGCTGGAAACGAAATTATTTGCTGCGTTCAAAGCGCATTACCGGTCCGAGGCGAAGTATTGCAATCCATATTCCGGTAATGAGAAGGGCAATGTTGAAAATGCGGTCGGTTTCTTGCGCCGCAATCTGATGGTTCCACTGCCTGTTGCAGCGAGCTTGGAAGGGCTCAATAAAGTACTGCTCGAACGTTGTGACCGGCTCGGAGACAAGCCGCATTGGCGGCGCAAGATTCTGATCAAGGACCTCTTCGCCCAAGATGTTCAGGCTGGTTTGGCGTTACCGGGGGTAGGTTTTGATCCGGTGCGTTACGAGAGCCGTAAGGCCGATAAATACGGCCACCTGAAAGTGGGATCCAATACGTATGCCGCTGGCCCGGTGTTCGCTAGGAGGTCGTTGACGGTCGGGATCCGTCACGACGTCGTGGAGATCCTCGACGAACAAGCCTCGGTGTTGAGAAGGTTTCCCCGAATTTTCGGGGATCACCCGGAAATAATCATGGAACCATCCGGGGTGCTCGCGTTGCTGGCTCACCGTCCGGGAGCGTGGGCTAACTCCCCAGTGCGGGCGGTGGTTTCTGACCCCGTGCGTGACTGGATGGATACCGCGCACACCGAGGACCGGCGCCGGCTACTGACCGCGCTGGACAAGGCCAGCGAGACTGCCGGGTTTGAAACCGCAATACAGGCAGCAGGGCAGATCATTGAGCAAGGTGATGATCCTGGCCATGAAACGTTAAGCATGCTCGCCAGGAGGTTGGCCGAAGGTACCGAACCGGAAACTGGGGATGTTGACCTGTCTGTTTATGATCGGCTCTTCGCAGCCCAGGAAGAATCGGTGTTGGCATGA
- a CDS encoding IS256-like element ISAar5 family transposase: MGIESISVKLTGQSHTCIICHSRLKKNGTTSKGTQRWRCITCNASTVFKREDTTARNQLTGFVSWLMSKHSQAEFGGGTGRTFRHQTAWCWNVHPYLHHTGEVFDEIQVDGIYLRQGWCLLIAIAHGRVIGWQWCDREKAEAWTVLVQHFPEPKVVVTDGGSGLMKALKEFWPNVKIQRCLVHIQRNVRTYLTLNPRLPAGKSLRRLSLKLTKIRTQEAAAEWIAAFAAWHAENHELINERTYAADWSGAWPRGLRRNRKWWYTHDRLRSAYESMNKALRRGHLFTYLDKDLNGLGINATTNMIEGAVNSGIRAMIFYHRGMPIEHRRRACEWFCWTHADEGNRPALRTLLRPEHYTPETKKKAQHMVDEAPIGPELYGTGPSAEDGQFIRSGWMRNIY, translated from the coding sequence ATGGGTATTGAATCCATAAGTGTGAAGCTTACTGGACAATCCCATACTTGTATTATCTGTCATTCCCGACTGAAGAAAAACGGAACCACCTCCAAAGGAACCCAGCGCTGGCGCTGCATCACCTGCAATGCCAGCACCGTTTTCAAACGCGAAGACACCACCGCCCGCAACCAACTCACCGGCTTCGTCTCCTGGCTGATGAGCAAACATTCCCAAGCCGAATTCGGCGGCGGAACCGGCCGCACCTTCCGGCATCAGACCGCTTGGTGCTGGAACGTGCACCCCTACCTGCATCACACCGGCGAGGTCTTCGACGAGATCCAAGTCGACGGCATCTATCTGCGCCAAGGCTGGTGCCTGCTGATCGCCATCGCTCACGGACGTGTCATCGGATGGCAGTGGTGCGACCGCGAAAAAGCCGAGGCGTGGACCGTGTTGGTGCAGCATTTCCCCGAACCGAAAGTCGTGGTGACCGACGGCGGATCAGGCTTGATGAAAGCGCTCAAAGAGTTCTGGCCGAACGTGAAAATTCAACGCTGCTTGGTGCATATCCAGCGCAACGTGCGCACCTACCTGACCCTGAATCCGCGTTTGCCTGCAGGGAAGTCGTTACGTCGTTTGAGCCTGAAACTCACGAAAATCCGGACCCAGGAAGCTGCGGCAGAATGGATTGCCGCCTTCGCTGCGTGGCATGCCGAAAACCACGAGCTGATCAATGAACGCACCTACGCTGCTGACTGGTCCGGTGCCTGGCCGCGGGGCCTGCGACGCAACCGCAAGTGGTGGTACACCCACGATCGGCTACGCAGCGCCTACGAGTCGATGAACAAAGCCCTGCGACGCGGGCATCTGTTCACCTACCTGGACAAGGACCTGAACGGCTTGGGAATCAACGCGACGACGAACATGATTGAAGGTGCGGTGAATTCCGGCATCCGGGCCATGATTTTCTATCACCGCGGGATGCCCATTGAGCATCGCCGGCGGGCGTGCGAGTGGTTCTGCTGGACTCATGCGGATGAAGGAAACCGCCCGGCCTTGCGGACACTGTTGCGTCCGGAGCATTACACTCCCGAAACGAAGAAGAAGGCGCAGCACATGGTTGATGAAGCACCAATCGGCCCGGAGCTTTATGGCACCGGCCCCAGCGCTGAGGACGGGCAATTCATTCGCAGTGGTTGGATGAGAAATATCTACTAG
- a CDS encoding IS1595-like element ISAar1 family transposase has protein sequence MTQPTPESTGNRPLAGRDYPADLAQLLAWFSDDESCVDYLQWLRWPEGICCPRCLSAFVNNEPDNRFRCKKCWYRFSATAGTIFDKTRTPLTVWFQTAWLMTAGKSGVCAAHLHRVLPISSYQTAWSMLGKLRSVMSTQDSSLLSGRVEVDESFFGGHRPGRTGRGAAGKTLVAGAIEIADDGWGRARLAIIPDASAASLREFIAANIAPGSTIVSDGWRGYGNAVEGYAHEPVSVWKSGLEAHASLPAVHRLFALVKRMIEGTYQGSGSVGHLQEYLDEFVFRFNRRHSTHRGLVFMRLLERAVKRGPVTYRNLVRKPEPKAVHPRGVSGPHALPGSMEREASERPWRSPRATLE, from the coding sequence ATGACTCAGCCTACCCCTGAATCGACAGGAAACCGACCGCTGGCCGGGCGGGACTACCCGGCAGATCTTGCCCAGCTGCTTGCTTGGTTTTCCGACGATGAATCCTGCGTGGACTACTTGCAGTGGCTACGCTGGCCGGAGGGGATCTGTTGCCCTCGATGCCTTAGCGCGTTCGTGAACAACGAGCCTGATAATCGCTTTCGCTGTAAGAAGTGCTGGTACCGCTTCTCTGCTACCGCTGGCACCATCTTCGACAAGACCCGCACGCCGCTGACCGTGTGGTTCCAAACCGCGTGGTTGATGACCGCAGGAAAGAGCGGAGTCTGCGCGGCGCATCTGCACCGTGTGCTGCCAATATCTTCGTATCAGACTGCCTGGAGCATGCTGGGCAAGTTGCGTAGTGTCATGAGCACGCAAGACAGCTCGTTGCTCTCTGGGCGGGTCGAAGTCGATGAAAGTTTCTTCGGTGGCCATCGCCCTGGTCGCACAGGACGTGGTGCGGCAGGAAAGACTCTGGTGGCGGGCGCGATTGAAATTGCAGATGATGGGTGGGGGCGAGCGCGGTTGGCGATCATCCCTGATGCTTCGGCTGCATCGTTGCGTGAGTTCATCGCCGCGAATATTGCTCCTGGCTCCACGATTGTTTCTGACGGGTGGAGGGGATATGGAAACGCGGTGGAAGGGTATGCGCATGAACCGGTGAGTGTCTGGAAATCAGGGCTTGAAGCGCATGCTTCGCTGCCGGCCGTGCACCGATTGTTTGCGTTGGTGAAAAGGATGATCGAAGGGACTTACCAGGGCTCGGGCAGCGTGGGGCACTTGCAGGAGTATCTGGATGAGTTCGTTTTTCGGTTCAACCGTAGGCACAGTACCCATCGGGGACTTGTGTTCATGCGCTTGCTCGAGCGCGCAGTGAAGCGAGGTCCAGTAACCTATCGGAACCTGGTGCGTAAGCCGGAGCCGAAGGCTGTTCATCCTCGCGGTGTTTCCGGACCGCATGCCCTGCCCGGGTCGATGGAGCGGGAGGCCTCGGAGCGGCCGTGGCGATCACCTCGGGCAACGCTAGAATAG
- a CDS encoding PadR family transcriptional regulator yields MEPDAVHLVGQLRRGALEPCVLAVIAQQPTYGLDLARTLSERGLLESEGTLYPLLSRLRKRNLVTTAWQESPSGPPRRYYHITPAGKTGLATFTQEWGRFRQAVDLVIGDHA; encoded by the coding sequence ATGGAACCTGACGCTGTTCACCTCGTAGGGCAGTTGCGCCGCGGCGCTCTCGAACCATGTGTCCTCGCCGTCATCGCCCAGCAACCGACCTATGGTCTCGACCTGGCTCGAACGCTGAGCGAACGAGGACTCCTCGAGAGCGAAGGGACGCTGTACCCGCTCCTGTCGAGACTCCGAAAACGCAACCTCGTGACCACTGCCTGGCAAGAGTCCCCGAGTGGACCCCCGCGCCGCTACTACCACATCACCCCGGCAGGCAAGACCGGACTTGCTACATTCACCCAGGAATGGGGCCGCTTCCGGCAAGCCGTCGACCTCGTCATTGGAGACCACGCATGA
- a CDS encoding HAAS signaling domain-containing protein — translation MTTLPSSAAAQAYLKRLTALTESLPSSEQLDLLTGIEEHLRDAEQRGVIQAALDSLGPPEQIALEAGAETAGTPRWLRLLAVASAVATVGGFMALGALLCFTAYFDDDSEYALHPMLILLAFGAGSMTGVFSTVLSFLVRELTGQQRVLLTASWIASSLLAIVFGIAGGSVPVGVNLPLSALPLLMGAIGVVLVLRYTAPNPARKLVRS, via the coding sequence ATGACCACTCTGCCCTCGTCCGCCGCCGCCCAGGCCTACCTCAAGCGCCTCACTGCCCTGACCGAATCGCTCCCCTCCAGCGAGCAGCTGGATCTTCTCACCGGAATCGAGGAACACCTCAGGGACGCCGAACAGCGAGGCGTGATCCAGGCGGCACTCGACAGTCTCGGCCCACCTGAGCAGATCGCCCTGGAAGCCGGGGCAGAGACGGCCGGCACACCGCGGTGGCTGCGGCTGCTTGCCGTAGCAAGCGCCGTGGCCACAGTGGGAGGCTTCATGGCCCTGGGGGCACTGCTGTGCTTCACGGCGTACTTCGACGATGACTCCGAATACGCTCTACACCCGATGCTCATCCTGCTCGCCTTCGGTGCCGGCAGCATGACAGGAGTCTTCTCGACCGTGCTGTCCTTCCTCGTCAGAGAGCTGACCGGACAGCAGCGGGTTCTGCTGACCGCTTCGTGGATCGCCTCCTCGCTGCTGGCCATCGTGTTCGGCATCGCGGGCGGGAGCGTCCCGGTCGGAGTCAACCTCCCTCTCAGCGCCCTCCCGCTCCTGATGGGTGCCATCGGGGTCGTCCTCGTCCTGCGCTACACCGCACCGAACCCCGCTCGCAAACTGGTCCGAAGCTGA